Proteins found in one Fulvitalea axinellae genomic segment:
- the pdhA gene encoding pyruvate dehydrogenase (acetyl-transferring) E1 component subunit alpha has product MASAKDQSNATAKANEKFSKETYSTWYEQMLLMRRFEEKCGQLYGQQKIRGFCHLYIGQEACVAGAVSALKRGDKYITAYRDHAHPLALGSDPKKIMAELYGKATGISKGNGGSMHMFDKENHFYGGHGIVGGQVPLGAGIAFADMYKGNDNLCVTYMGDGAVRQGAFHEALNMAMTMKIPVIFVIENNGYAMGTSVSRTSNMTNLSQLGEAYDMPNESVDAMLPEEVHGAVERAAKRARAGEGPSLLEFRTYRYKGHSMSDPAKYRTKEEVAEYRAKDPVEHVKNILLNEGWATEEELKELDKKIKAEVLECVKFAEESPFPTADQALQNVYAEDYEIMQD; this is encoded by the coding sequence ATGGCTAGCGCAAAGGACCAATCCAACGCGACCGCTAAAGCGAACGAAAAGTTCTCGAAAGAGACTTACTCGACTTGGTACGAGCAAATGCTGTTGATGAGAAGATTCGAGGAAAAATGCGGCCAGCTATACGGCCAGCAGAAAATCCGCGGGTTTTGTCACCTATATATTGGACAGGAAGCTTGCGTGGCCGGAGCGGTTTCGGCCCTGAAGCGCGGCGACAAATATATCACTGCCTACCGTGACCACGCCCACCCGTTGGCGTTGGGTTCAGACCCTAAGAAAATCATGGCGGAGCTTTACGGCAAGGCCACCGGTATTTCTAAAGGTAATGGCGGTTCGATGCACATGTTCGACAAAGAGAACCATTTCTACGGCGGACACGGCATCGTAGGCGGACAGGTTCCTTTGGGAGCGGGTATCGCTTTCGCCGACATGTACAAAGGCAACGACAACCTCTGCGTCACTTATATGGGTGACGGAGCCGTACGCCAAGGCGCTTTCCACGAAGCGCTGAACATGGCCATGACCATGAAAATCCCGGTAATCTTCGTTATCGAGAACAACGGATACGCCATGGGTACTTCAGTGTCGCGTACTTCCAATATGACTAACCTTTCGCAACTCGGCGAAGCTTACGACATGCCTAACGAGTCTGTGGACGCCATGCTTCCTGAAGAAGTTCACGGAGCAGTGGAAAGAGCCGCCAAGCGCGCCCGCGCCGGCGAAGGTCCAAGCCTGTTGGAATTCCGCACTTACCGCTACAAAGGCCACTCGATGTCTGACCCGGCCAAGTACCGTACAAAAGAGGAAGTGGCCGAGTACCGCGCCAAAGACCCAGTGGAGCATGTGAAAAACATTTTGCTCAACGAAGGCTGGGCCACTGAGGAAGAGCTCAAGGAGCTTGACAAAAAAATAAAAGCAGAAGTACTCGAATGCGTTAAATTCGCCGAGGAGTCGCCGTTCCCTACCGCTGATCAGGCCCTCCAAAACGTATACGCCGAGGACTACGAAATCATGCAAGATTAA
- a CDS encoding tetratricopeptide repeat protein: protein MSKNDKKNQEHKGNEIFESADALHEEGTKFYEKNKWVLMGAVALIMLAVAGTFGWQTFSTSREAKAQEEIFHAIFYFENGKFNEALNGDGNHAGFLDVIKDYGSTKVGNMAHYYAGISYLKEGDYEKAIENLKQFSSSELILQGRAYAVTGDAYLELGNYKEAASYYEKAANYKPNESFTPAYLVKAALAYETAGETAKAEQAYKTIINKYKKSSEYNDARKQLARLQASAGK, encoded by the coding sequence ATGTCGAAGAACGATAAAAAAAATCAAGAGCATAAAGGAAACGAGATTTTTGAAAGCGCCGACGCGCTCCATGAAGAAGGAACCAAGTTTTACGAGAAAAACAAGTGGGTTCTGATGGGGGCCGTAGCCCTTATTATGCTGGCCGTAGCCGGCACTTTCGGATGGCAAACGTTCTCTACTAGCCGTGAGGCGAAAGCTCAGGAAGAAATCTTCCATGCCATTTTCTATTTCGAAAACGGCAAATTCAACGAAGCCCTGAACGGCGACGGAAACCACGCCGGATTCCTCGACGTGATCAAGGATTACGGATCGACAAAAGTCGGTAACATGGCGCACTACTACGCCGGTATCTCTTACCTGAAAGAAGGCGATTACGAAAAAGCCATCGAAAACCTTAAGCAATTCAGCTCTAGCGAGCTTATCCTCCAAGGACGCGCCTACGCCGTAACCGGTGACGCTTATCTGGAACTAGGAAATTATAAGGAAGCCGCCTCTTACTACGAGAAGGCCGCCAACTACAAGCCTAACGAGTCTTTCACTCCCGCTTACCTCGTAAAAGCCGCCTTGGCTTACGAAACCGCTGGCGAAACCGCTAAAGCAGAGCAGGCGTACAAGACCATTATCAACAAATACAAGAAATCAAGCGAGTACAACGACGCTCGAAAACAGCTGGCCAGACTTCAGGCCTCAGCCGGAAAATAA
- the ribH gene encoding 6,7-dimethyl-8-ribityllumazine synthase, translating to MASAQKNLSEFSAKNVTDMSDKRFAIVVSEWNEEITEALFNGAMETLLKHGAKQENIIRKDVPGSFELSIGAQWAAQVDEIDAVICLGCVIQGETRHFDFICQAVADGITNVSLKYNKPVIFGVLTPDNQQQALDRAGGKHGNKGDEAAITAVKMLGY from the coding sequence ATGGCAAGCGCACAAAAGAACCTGAGCGAATTTTCCGCAAAGAATGTCACCGACATGTCGGACAAAAGATTCGCTATCGTCGTGTCCGAATGGAACGAGGAAATCACCGAAGCCCTCTTCAACGGAGCGATGGAAACATTGCTCAAGCACGGGGCCAAACAAGAAAACATAATCCGCAAAGACGTACCCGGCAGTTTCGAATTGTCAATCGGGGCGCAGTGGGCGGCCCAAGTCGATGAAATTGACGCCGTAATCTGCCTCGGCTGCGTAATCCAGGGCGAAACACGCCATTTCGATTTCATCTGCCAAGCCGTAGCAGACGGAATCACCAACGTATCGCTCAAATACAACAAGCCAGTAATCTTCGGCGTACTGACTCCCGACAACCAGCAACAAGCGCTGGACAGGGCAGGAGGCAAGCACGGCAACAAGGGAGACGAAGCGGCCATTACCGCCGTCAAGATGCTGGGATACTAA
- a CDS encoding aspartate kinase, with the protein MKVLKFGGTSVGSPERMHNVATLVTRDSEKKIVVLSAVSGTTNSLVAIGEALFASENEEAKKHIEELYQSYQVFPENLVTEEAYKTEIKSIIDEHFKFIRSLVGSFFNNRLNNELLAQGELMSTKMFTVYLKEQGAKAHLLPALDYMLINEDKEPVIEFTTERLQPILDENDDVQVFVTQGFICRNHEGEIDNLQRGGSDYSASLIAAGINAEECQIWTDIDGMHNNDPRFVENTFPVAELSFHEASELAYFGAKILHPTSIIPAQKYNIPVRLKNTLDPDADGTYISETEYSCGIKSIAAKDGITAIKIKSSRMVMAYGFLRKVFEVFEKHRTPIDMITTSEVAVSLTIDDDSQLTEIVRELAVYGKVQVDQGQTIICAVGNFKGRYQAVAARIVDSLKDYPIRMISYGGSDYNVSVLIDTNYKQKALKTLNEALFLNPEY; encoded by the coding sequence ATGAAAGTTCTAAAATTCGGAGGCACATCGGTGGGATCACCGGAACGCATGCACAACGTAGCCACGCTCGTCACTCGCGATTCCGAGAAAAAAATCGTCGTACTTTCCGCCGTTTCGGGCACTACCAATTCATTGGTGGCCATTGGGGAGGCTCTTTTCGCATCGGAAAATGAAGAGGCGAAAAAGCATATCGAAGAATTATATCAAAGTTATCAGGTTTTCCCTGAAAATCTGGTGACCGAAGAAGCCTATAAAACCGAGATCAAGTCGATCATCGACGAGCACTTCAAGTTCATCAGAAGCTTAGTCGGATCGTTCTTCAACAACAGGCTCAATAACGAACTCTTGGCGCAGGGCGAGTTGATGTCCACCAAGATGTTCACCGTATACCTCAAAGAGCAGGGAGCCAAAGCTCACCTTTTGCCGGCTTTGGACTATATGCTCATCAACGAGGACAAGGAGCCTGTTATCGAATTCACTACCGAGCGTCTCCAGCCGATCCTCGACGAGAATGACGACGTTCAGGTATTCGTGACCCAAGGTTTCATCTGCCGAAACCACGAAGGCGAAATCGACAACCTTCAGCGCGGTGGCAGTGATTATTCGGCCTCATTGATAGCGGCGGGAATCAATGCCGAAGAGTGCCAGATCTGGACAGACATTGACGGGATGCACAACAACGACCCGCGCTTCGTGGAAAATACCTTCCCCGTAGCCGAGTTGTCGTTCCACGAGGCCTCGGAGCTCGCTTACTTCGGTGCGAAGATCCTTCATCCGACCTCAATCATTCCGGCCCAGAAGTACAACATCCCCGTACGTCTGAAAAACACGTTGGACCCGGACGCTGACGGCACTTACATCAGCGAGACCGAATATTCTTGCGGCATCAAGTCTATCGCGGCCAAAGACGGTATCACCGCCATCAAGATCAAATCCAGCCGTATGGTGATGGCTTACGGTTTCCTCAGAAAAGTGTTTGAGGTATTCGAAAAACACCGTACGCCAATCGATATGATCACAACTTCGGAAGTGGCCGTATCATTGACCATCGACGATGACTCGCAACTTACCGAAATCGTGCGCGAGTTGGCCGTTTACGGAAAAGTACAGGTTGACCAAGGCCAGACTATTATTTGCGCCGTGGGCAACTTCAAAGGTCGCTACCAGGCCGTAGCCGCCCGCATCGTGGATTCGCTCAAGGATTACCCGATCCGTATGATCTCTTATGGCGGAAGCGACTACAACGTATCGGTACTTATAGACACGAACTATAAGCAAAAAGCGCTGAAAACCCTTAACGAGGCCTTGTTCCTTAACCCTGAATACTAA